The Amycolatopsis umgeniensis DNA segment CCGGCGCCCACCGCGGCACCGCCGACGGCGGCGATCGTCGGCAGGGAACAGCGGGCTATCGAGAGGAAGCCGTCGTAGATCGCGCGGAGTCCGTCCTCCCGCGCCCCGGCGAGCGTGTCCAGGTCCGCGCCCGCGCAGAAGGCCGGTGGCGTGCCGGTGACGACCACGGCGTGGACGCTCTCGTCGGCTTCGGCGCGTGCGACGGCCTCGGCCAGCTGGGCGGACAGGTCGAGGGTCAGGGCGTTGCGGGTCTTGGGCGCGTCGATGGTGAGCACCGCGACTCCGCCGTCATGGCTGGAGAGGATCTGATCGGTCACGGTGCCGAGGGTTTCACGCTTCGGGGGTCGGCGGGCGTTCCAGCAACCGGGAAAGGACGACGGTCGAGACCGTGCGGTCGACGATCTCCAGCCCGCGCAGCCGCTCCAGCGCGGTCTCCAGATGGTGGATGTCCGACGCGCGCAGATGGACGATCGCGTCTGCCGCGCCGGACACCGTGTAGGCCGCGACGACCTCCGGCAACGGCTCCAGCCGGGCGCGGATCCGGGCCGGGGTGATGTTGCCGTTGCAGGTCATCTCGACGAACGCCTCGGTGCCCCAGCCCAGCGCCTCGGGGTCGACGACCGCGGTGAACCCGCGCAGGACCCCGGTTTCGAGCAGTCTGTCGACCCGCCTCTTCACCGCGGGCGCGGACAGTCCGACGACTTTCCCGATGTCGGCGTAGCTGGACCTCGCGTTGGCCATCAGACATGAAACGATTCGCTGGTCGATGGTGTTCACACGCAATGTTTAGCAGGTATACGCGCAGCGAACAGCGATTGATTGCGGAATTAGGTGAGCCTTACCCTTCGTGTATGCCGGTACTAGAGCAGCCCCGTGTGCCCACGACGCGCCGCTACCTCATGTGCCCGCCGCGGTACTTCGCGGTGGATTACGTCATCAACCCGTGGATGGACCCGTCCGTCCCGGTCAGCGTCGACACCGCGATGGCGCAATGGACCGAACTCCGGGACACCTACCGACGCCTCGGCCACACGGTCGAGGAGATCGACGCCCAACCCGGCCTGCCCGACATGGTGTTCGCCGCGAACTCCGGCACCGTCGTCGACGGCCGTGTCCTCGGCTCCCGGTTCCGCGCCCCGCAGCGCACCGCCGAGGCCGAGCACTTCCGCCGGTGGTTCGTCGAGCACGGCTACCGCGACATCACCATGCCCGAGAAGATCAACGAAGCCGAAGGCGACTTCGCCTGGACCGGCAAGGTCCTGCTCGCCGGCACCGGCTTCCGCACCGACCCCGCCGCGCACGCCGAAGCGCAGGAGGTCCTCGGCGTCCCGGTCGTCTCGCTGCGACTGATCGACCCGAGCTACTACCACCTCGACACCGCGCTGTTCGTGCTCGCCGAAGCCACCGACGTCACGCCCGCTCAGATCGCCTACTACCCGGAGGCGTTCTCGGCCGGGTCGCGGAAGGTGCTCGCGCGGATGTTCCCGGACGCGGTAATCGCGAACCGGGCCGACGCGGAATGCTTTGGGCTGAACGGGGTGTCCGACGGCCGCAACGTCGTCCTGCCGGTCGAAGCGACCGAGTTGGGGGCGCGGCTGACCGAACGCGGCTACGAGGTCGTCTTCCTGGACATCTCCGAGCTCAGGAAGGCGGGCGGCGGCCCGAAGTGCTGCACCCTGGAGATCCGCAAGTAATCCGTTCGTGGACACCTTGCACGATCATGTAACTACTCCATTCGCCAACTCGATTAATCGGGAAACACACTCGGTCCCGAATGAGGCGCGGATGGTGATCCTGGCGATTGGCGGCGTGGGCAGGCCCGTGCGCGCG contains these protein-coding regions:
- a CDS encoding Lrp/AsnC family transcriptional regulator, which produces MNTIDQRIVSCLMANARSSYADIGKVVGLSAPAVKRRVDRLLETGVLRGFTAVVDPEALGWGTEAFVEMTCNGNITPARIRARLEPLPEVVAAYTVSGAADAIVHLRASDIHHLETALERLRGLEIVDRTVSTVVLSRLLERPPTPEA
- the ddaH gene encoding dimethylargininase; the protein is MPVLEQPRVPTTRRYLMCPPRYFAVDYVINPWMDPSVPVSVDTAMAQWTELRDTYRRLGHTVEEIDAQPGLPDMVFAANSGTVVDGRVLGSRFRAPQRTAEAEHFRRWFVEHGYRDITMPEKINEAEGDFAWTGKVLLAGTGFRTDPAAHAEAQEVLGVPVVSLRLIDPSYYHLDTALFVLAEATDVTPAQIAYYPEAFSAGSRKVLARMFPDAVIANRADAECFGLNGVSDGRNVVLPVEATELGARLTERGYEVVFLDISELRKAGGGPKCCTLEIRK